The sequence below is a genomic window from Acidobacteriota bacterium.
TGATCCTCTCGGCCTGCTCCTGCGAGACCAGCAAGGTGGCCACGGTGGCGGGGCGAGGGTCGCGCGCGGCAGCGGTTTCAGTCGTGGCGGGAGTAGGACTAATTTGTTTGCCGAAAGCAATGACCTTGATGTTTTGGAGAAGCGTCTTGGTGGCCGAATCGCCGTTGCTGAAAGCTCGTGTGTAGAGCACATCAACATGAGTCCCCGGCTGAATGAAGCCGCCGACGGAAGAAATCTCGTTCACTTGAACGGCCACGGCACGCAGGCCCGGCTCGATCATCGCCGTCAGCCCCTCGCCACCGCCTTTGGGCGTGAGCCGTGCGTCCAGGATCAGCTCTCCCGCCGACACTCCGGCGATGAGCGCACGATCCGCGACATCTTCCACTTTCAGGAACGCACCTTCGGGGACGTCGCCTTGTTCGAGCGCGATCATCTTCAGATCGGCCACTGCAAGTTTCTGTCCCAAGGGAAGCTGCCGCGCGGCGGCGACCACGCGCGTAACGGCGCGCTGCTCCGGCACGGCGGAGCGGCGGTAGACCCACCAACTCAATCCCAGGGCGGAGACCCAAGCCACCGCGAATGCCAGCAATACCTGATGCCGCTGCATAGTTCCCCTTACCGC
It includes:
- the cpaB gene encoding Flp pilus assembly protein CpaB; the encoded protein is MQRHQVLLAFAVAWVSALGLSWWVYRRSAVPEQRAVTRVVAAARQLPLGQKLAVADLKMIALEQGDVPEGAFLKVEDVADRALIAGVSAGELILDARLTPKGGGEGLTAMIEPGLRAVAVQVNEISSVGGFIQPGTHVDVLYTRAFSNGDSATKTLLQNIKVIAFGKQISPTPATTETAAARDPRPATVATLLVSQEQAERITLAMQRGKIQLALRNPLDSEVLEDSEPTIAEDLGIHEPVRPVARPVPATPPAQANNRSGARRPGPGEVVVKVFRGSKLTEETFITGPSQPPGNVAK